One Mobula hypostoma chromosome 5, sMobHyp1.1, whole genome shotgun sequence DNA segment encodes these proteins:
- the LOC134346723 gene encoding zinc-binding protein A33-like encodes MFRFQNSHLRSSFSPTRPGMDLDSVDLSFREELQCPICLELFVDPVVLGCGHNFCRSCVEGYWHHQAPDPCCPECREPAGASTLRPNGAVRQLSEASRALADLYCEPHSLRFKLFCDTDLRLVCLGCRDGPGHREHQASPVGEAARFYRGELQLQISSVEDRSCAFRYLLCNEQDKVSDLKRSSEQLLLHIREQFAQMHSFLQEREESLCRELVVDKNHILEQIQGNLQKIQEGLDSLNSRQEELRTHQALESDIEFLKTVSSLRLDNIQMPSEVPAVLPLGVFKGPLQYKVWREMKDFIGPVPASLTLDLNSAHHKLLVSEDLTQVRLTDTRQQHLPSADRFEPCVNILAAQGFSSGRHYWEVEVGTKTAWDLGLARESVQRKGRLTLSPVDGYWTIWLRNGKEYKALDWSTIPLHLSVKPRRVGIYLDYEEGQVSFYNADDMSHLYTFRDTFTERLFPYFSPYLNCGDNSDGLILCRLKL; translated from the exons ATGTTCCGGTTTCAGAACTCCCACCTGCGTTCTTCTTTCTCGCCTACCAGACCCGGGATGGATTTGGACAGTGTTGACCTCAGTTTCCGCGAGGAGCTACAGTGTCCGATCTGCTTGGAGCTCTTCGTGGACCCCGTTGTTCTGGGCTGCGGCCACAATTTCTGCCGGTCCTGCGTTGAGGGGTACTGGCACCATCAGGCTCCGGACCCCTGCTGCCCCGAATGCCGCGAGCCGGCGGGCGCGTCCACCCTGCGGCCCAACGGGGCGGTGAGGCAGCTGAGCGAGGCGTCCCGGGCTCTGGCTGACCTCTACTGTGAGCCCCATAGCCTCCGGTTCAAACTGTTTTGTGACACCGACCTCCGCCTCGTCTGCCTCGGCTGCCGAGACGGACCGGGGCACCGGGAACACCAGGCCAGCCCGGTCGGAGAGGCCGCCAGGTTCTACagg GGTGAGCTGCAACTGCAGATCTCTTCAGTAGAAGATCGATCATGCGCCTTCAGATACCTCCTGTGTAATGAACAAGACAAAGTTTCTGACTTGAAG AGAAGCTCTGAGCAACTGTTGCTCCACATCAGGGAACAGTTTGCACAGATGCACTCCTTCCTGCAGGAAAGGGAGGAGAGCTTGTGtcgggagctggtggtggacaaGAACCACATCCTGGAGCAGATCCAGGGCAACCTACAGAAGATCCAGGAAGGGCTGGATTCCCTGAATAGCCGGCAGGAGGAGTTAAGGACACATCAGGCTCTGGAGAGCGACATTGAGTTCCTGAAG ACAGTGAGCAGCCTAAG GCTGGATAACATCCAGATGCCCAGTGAGGTGCCAGCCGTGCTGCCCTTGGGAGTGTTCAAGGGACCCCTGCAGTATAAGGTGTGGCGAGAGATGAAGGACTTCATTGGCCCAG TCCCTGCCTCTCTCACGCTGGACCTGAACTCTGCACACCACAAGCTCCTGGTCTCAGAGGACCTGACCCAGGTGCGCCTGACTGACACCAGACAGCAGCATCTTCCGTCCGCTGACCGCTTCGAACCCTGCGTCAACATCCTGGCAGCTCAGGGCTTCAGCTCTGGAAGGCACtactgggaggtggaggtgggCACCAAGACAGCCTGGGACCTGGGTCTGGCCCGAGAGTCTGTCCAGAGGAAGGGCCGCCTCACCCTGTCACCAGTGGATGGCTACTGGACCATTTGGCTACGAAATGGCAAGGAGTATAAGGCTCTCGACTGGTCCacaatccctctgcatctctccGTGAAGCCCAGGAGGGTGGGAATCTACCTGGACTACGAAGAAGGCCAGGTGTCCTTCTATAATGCTGATGACATGTCCCACCTCTACACTTTCAGGGACACCTTCACGGAGAGGCTGTTCCCCTATTTCAGCCCATACTTGAACTGTGGGGACAATTCCGATGGCCTCATTCTGTGCAGACTGAAGCTGTAG